From the genome of Desulfatiglans anilini DSM 4660:
CAGAAAATGACAAACAAGTCGGCCAATGCCCTCCGTGAATGCGGCTTGAGGGTGGACGACCGCGTACTTATACTCCTGCTCGATGTGCCTCAGTTTTATGCGGCATTCTGGGGCGCGATCAAGATCGGGGCCGTGCCTATCCCTGTCAACACAACGCTCGGCTCTGAGGATTACGCCTATTTCCTCAACGATAGCCGCGCCAAACTCCTTGTCATATCAGAGGAATTGCTTCCTGTGGTCACCCATATCCAGGGCAACCTACCCTATCTCCGGGACCTCGTCGTGATATCGGAGACAGAAGGGGCCCACATCCCTTTCAGGCAGAAGTACCGGCATGCGCCGGCCGAGGCCGCGACGGAATACACCACCAGAGACGATGTGGGGTTCTGGCTTTACAGCTCGGGGTCCACAGGGCTGCCAAAGGGGGCTATCCATTCCCACTACGACATGGTTGCCGCCACCGAAGGCTTCGCCCAGGGTGTCATCGGACTGACCGAGAAGGATACGGTGCTTTCAGCGGCAAGGCTCTTTCATGCGTATGGACTCGGCAATTCCTGTTATCTCCCATTCGGCGTCGGCGCCTCCGTTGTCTTGAATTCCGAGACCCCCACGCCTGAAAATGTCTTTCGTCTCATCCAGCGCTTCCGCCCGACGGTCTTCTTCGACATCCCTACCCATTATGCCGAATTGCTTGATTATCTGGAAAAGCGGGACAAGGAGAAGGGGGCCGGCTCCCAGGCCGATGCAGCGCACGAACTTTCCTCTGTCCGCATCTGCGTTTCGGCCGGCGAAGCACTCCCGGTTGAGATTTATCGCCGTTGGAAGGAGCGTTTCGGCATAGAGATCCTGGACGGCATCGGGACCAGCGAGCTTGTCCACATATTCATCTGCAACCGCCCCGGGGAGGTGCGGCCGGGCTCTTCAGGGAAGCCCGTTCCGGGCTATGAACTGAAATTGGTCGATGATCGAGGAAAAGAGGTGCCCAAGGGGGAGATCGGAACGCTCCTGGTCAAAGGTCAGACGGCTGCGCAGCAGTATTGGCGGGGGCGTGAAAAAACACTCGCCACCATGCAGGGCGAATGGATCAACACGGGCGACAAATACCGCGAAGATGCCGACGGGTACTTCTGGTGCGCCGGGCGCGCCGACGACATGTTGAAGGTAGGGGATGCCTGGGTTTCTCCGATCGAGGTGGAAAGCTGTATCGCAGGGCATGCCGATGTCCGAGAAGTTGCGGTTGTCGGGTACATGGATGAAAAGGGGCTGATCAAACCCAAGGCGTTCGTCGTCTTGCGCGAAGGGGCAGAAGCGTCGTCAGGTCTCGCGGATGATATGAGACGCTGGGCGGAAGACAGGTTGGCCCCGCACAACCATCCCCGCTGGATCGAGTTTGTGAACCAACTGCCCAAGGGTCCTACTGGAAAAATACAAAGGTCGAGCCTGAGGGAATGAGGGCCAAGGCTGCATGCCGTCAGCCTGGCAACGTCCATTGAAAATCCGAAAGCCAAAACCAAGGGGAGGCGCAACGCCGACACCCAGGTTGGAAAGGGATCCTGACATTCGCCCAGGTTTCCTCGTGCCGGGAAGCCGGAAGAGGGCCGTCCGTAAATCACCGAAATGGCGCCCTGTCTCTGCGGCGGACATCTTGAGTCCAGGGGCTCGCAGCGGACGCTCCAGAAGCTTATGAAGAGTGCGAATACGATTCTGTATTGCCGGGAGTGGGAGGAGACGGTGCGGTTCTACAGGGACCGGCTGCATCTGCCCGTCCGCTTTTCAAACGACTGGTTCGTGGAGTTCGAGTTGACCCAGGGGGCGCGGCTCAGCGTTGCAGACGAACGGCGGTCGTCCGTGAAGAGTTCGAGGGGGCTCGGCATCACCCTCGCCTTGGAGGTCGATGACATCGAAGGCGTCCGGGAATATGCCGAGAGGGCCGGCTTGAAACCGACGGCGCTTCGGCGCCATCCCTGGGATGCGCGGGTGTTCTATCTGGTTGATCCCGAAGGGCACCGGGTGGAGATATGGCAGGCCGGGACAGGCGGCGAAGGGTGAGACCTCTGTCCGTGCCGGCGGGGAAAGAACCCCGAATCTTTCAATCAAGGAGGAAAAAGGTCATGGGCAAGCTGATTCCGATCTCGTTGGCGGCCGTCCTGCTTGTCTTTTGGAACATCGGGCCGGCGGCGGCCAAGCCTTCCAAGTGCGAGGAATGCCACGTCAAGATCTCGCCACTGCAGGTCCAGGATTTCAATCGGGGCAAGATGGCCGAGACCATGGATTGCACCAGCTGCCACGGGTCCGCCCATCAGAGCGACCAGGACGTCGACAAGGTCCAGCTGCCCACGATCGCGACGTGCCAGGCATGCCACGAGGAGCAGGCCAAGCAGTACCTGTCCGGGAAGCATGCGCTCGGGCTGATCGCGCTCGAGGCCATGCCGTACACCCACATGCAGCCCGCCGCCTTCGTGGAGGGCCAGAAGGGATGCGGC
Proteins encoded in this window:
- a CDS encoding benzoate-CoA ligase family protein: MAHGTSQDFFNAADYFVDRNVRQGRGHKVAVYTEHRNYTYNDIQKMTNKSANALRECGLRVDDRVLILLLDVPQFYAAFWGAIKIGAVPIPVNTTLGSEDYAYFLNDSRAKLLVISEELLPVVTHIQGNLPYLRDLVVISETEGAHIPFRQKYRHAPAEAATEYTTRDDVGFWLYSSGSTGLPKGAIHSHYDMVAATEGFAQGVIGLTEKDTVLSAARLFHAYGLGNSCYLPFGVGASVVLNSETPTPENVFRLIQRFRPTVFFDIPTHYAELLDYLEKRDKEKGAGSQADAAHELSSVRICVSAGEALPVEIYRRWKERFGIEILDGIGTSELVHIFICNRPGEVRPGSSGKPVPGYELKLVDDRGKEVPKGEIGTLLVKGQTAAQQYWRGREKTLATMQGEWINTGDKYREDADGYFWCAGRADDMLKVGDAWVSPIEVESCIAGHADVREVAVVGYMDEKGLIKPKAFVVLREGAEASSGLADDMRRWAEDRLAPHNHPRWIEFVNQLPKGPTGKIQRSSLRE
- a CDS encoding VOC family protein, which gives rise to MKSANTILYCREWEETVRFYRDRLHLPVRFSNDWFVEFELTQGARLSVADERRSSVKSSRGLGITLALEVDDIEGVREYAERAGLKPTALRRHPWDARVFYLVDPEGHRVEIWQAGTGGEG